Proteins from a single region of Candidatus Saccharibacteria bacterium:
- a CDS encoding cytochrome C biogenesis protein: MIELFIVSFIAGVLTVLAPCILPLIPVILGGSALHDSSESKQSLKKPVVMIASLIISIVTFTLLLKFTTSLLGVPAQVWSGIAGAIILLFGISTLFPIVWEKAMVATGMQAAASRLMSRSQSGHGVVKDILLGAALGPVFNSCSPTYALIVAVVLPVSFGEGLAYLMAYSIGLGAILLLLAIFGRALVVRFKWLSAPGGIFQRSIGVLFIVVGLAVIFGIDKQIQAFVLESGWYDPVVKIEEALR; this comes from the coding sequence GTGATTGAGCTTTTTATTGTTTCGTTTATTGCCGGTGTCTTAACGGTACTTGCGCCGTGCATCTTGCCGCTGATTCCGGTCATTTTGGGTGGTAGCGCGCTTCACGATAGCTCAGAGTCAAAGCAGTCGTTAAAAAAGCCGGTCGTTATGATTGCAAGTCTCATTATCTCGATCGTTACTTTTACGCTTCTTCTTAAATTTACGACATCGCTACTAGGTGTGCCGGCTCAGGTGTGGAGTGGTATCGCAGGAGCAATAATCCTCTTATTTGGTATTTCAACTTTATTCCCGATTGTGTGGGAGAAAGCTATGGTGGCAACGGGAATGCAGGCTGCGGCCAGCAGGCTTATGAGCCGCTCGCAATCTGGTCACGGAGTTGTAAAAGATATCCTGCTTGGCGCGGCGCTTGGTCCTGTATTCAATAGCTGTAGCCCTACGTATGCGCTCATTGTTGCGGTGGTTTTGCCGGTGTCGTTTGGTGAGGGATTGGCGTATCTTATGGCGTATTCTATTGGGCTTGGTGCCATTTTATTACTACTTGCCATATTCGGCCGCGCACTCGTGGTTAGGTTTAAATGGCTGAGCGCGCCTGGTGGAATATTCCAGCGTAGTATTGGTGTGCTTTTTATCGTGGTTGGTCTTGCGGTTATTTTTGGTATCGACAAGCAAATACAGGCGTTCGTACTAGAGAGCGGCTGGTATGATCCTGTGGTGAAAATTGAAGAAGCGCTTCGTTAA
- a CDS encoding cupin domain-containing protein, whose amino-acid sequence MNITDTGPNPLIVNIEDATLENANYRTTLWTGTKLQVTLMAIQPGHDIGLEVHEDHDQFLRIEEGEATVYLGDARDSLKTQLAHKDDIVIVPAGKWHNLVNGGNEPLKLYSIYAPAEHPHGTVHATKADADADESD is encoded by the coding sequence ATGAATATTACAGATACGGGGCCGAATCCGCTTATTGTTAATATCGAGGACGCAACGTTAGAGAACGCGAACTACCGAACGACGCTTTGGACGGGTACTAAGTTGCAGGTAACATTAATGGCGATTCAGCCGGGGCATGATATCGGCCTTGAGGTACATGAGGATCATGACCAGTTTTTGCGAATCGAGGAGGGGGAGGCGACCGTCTATTTGGGCGACGCGAGGGATTCGCTAAAGACGCAATTGGCGCACAAAGACGACATTGTTATTGTACCTGCTGGCAAATGGCATAATCTTGTTAATGGTGGTAATGAGCCATTGAAGCTCTATTCTATTTATGCACCTGCCGAGCATCCGCATGGTACGGTTCATGCTACAAAGGCAGATGCCGACGCAGATGAGAGCGACTAG
- a CDS encoding RNHCP domain-containing protein, whose protein sequence is MNCRNEYVNFEKKKEKEWKKEHAAGGFKCAHCKRWVVINTYMGTVNRNHCSSCLWSKHVDEAKGDRRASCLGGMRPIGLTFKHEGYSRQGEIMLVHECSTCQKISINRVAGDDDNDGIVAVFNDSLSDYDLSLRLKKIGVRLLDLSDEDEVRTQLYGNV, encoded by the coding sequence GTGAACTGCCGTAATGAATACGTTAATTTTGAAAAGAAAAAAGAAAAAGAATGGAAAAAAGAGCATGCCGCAGGTGGGTTTAAGTGCGCGCACTGCAAGCGATGGGTGGTTATTAATACATACATGGGAACGGTCAATCGAAACCATTGCAGTAGCTGCTTGTGGTCGAAACATGTCGATGAGGCAAAAGGTGATCGCAGGGCAAGTTGCCTTGGCGGTATGAGGCCGATTGGGCTAACATTTAAGCACGAGGGGTACTCAAGGCAGGGCGAGATCATGCTTGTTCATGAATGCTCAACGTGTCAAAAGATATCTATTAATCGTGTTGCTGGTGACGATGATAATGATGGAATTGTTGCCGTGTTTAACGACTCGCTTTCCGATTATGACTTGTCGTTACGCTTAAAGAAAATAGGCGTTAGGTTGCTCGATTTGAGCGACGAGGATGAGGTGAGAACGCAGCTATATGGGAATGTGTAG